CGCTGCACGTCAACCCCCAGCCGGGCGTGATTCCGTGTCACCGGGTCATCAACCGGTTCGGCAAGATCTGCGAGGGCTTTGCGTTCGGGGGTCCCGAGGTTCAAAAGCGCATGCTCGAAGAAGAGGGCGTCGAAGTCAGCGGGGATTTGTTCGTCGACTTGTC
Above is a window of Oscillospiraceae bacterium DNA encoding:
- a CDS encoding MGMT family protein gives rise to the protein MSAFYDRVYDAVKRIPKGRVATYGQIAAIAGNSRAARAVGWALHVNPQPGVIPCHRVINRFGKICEGFAFGGPEVQKRMLEEEGVEVSGDLFVDLSKYGI